Part of the Henckelia pumila isolate YLH828 chromosome 2, ASM3356847v2, whole genome shotgun sequence genome is shown below.
gtttcttagtagcacatgcgatgtcactaatttgatcttcaagatgtattgcatagttatcgaatcttgagcgactctcgatataccaatggttgttgattcgatcgggatatatggatgaagggaccgtactgtacgctaaccaaaatctactggttcttgtaggcactatcagtgatacctagggaatcatggggcgatgttgctaggcgctttaccatgattcgttgggcaagtcggaaagtgttgttccgagtcacaaggagttgtgagcccacggctagctgtatccctgaaccattgagggtcacacagtgtaatggagttttaatccccgttgagatagttaaatttaaagagttaaatttaatgaactaaggagttggacttcttaaataagagtaagggagtaggatttcctaaaatgacatagggatggacaattttggaaaccactgaattcggattcaggaaaatttattttgactttaaaatgtgcagaaatggtttctgtgcacattggtgaaatcagttcatcaatcggagtcacgatgaattttatattaatttctgaacgagcgggctttgcttgtcgggccccagcttatgactaatgggccctaaggtgttagtggcctgcattataaataagttatttcagtacagaaattacacacaacaggtcataatttttgagagcaaaaatcgaaaaccctagttcctctcaaagattgtttcggccgaaccctccccatactctgcccgagattttccggtctgtgattttgaatcgcagtaaggaataacgaatcagattcgtttattctcttcgcagaaaacttctgatagattttctagtgcaatctatcagagaaattaaacctctgttcgtggacctgattgaaggagttcatcggttccagggagagacaacaagagcagatcaaatctgttggtgtccattaatctcgttgcgagattggaggtaaaatttaataactgttatttaaattttacacatacaataatttaatcgttgaacggttgatacccacactatggaattgttccataacaaaatttttaaacttccgctgcaccgggtatcaatcgtgattgatctgaccgccagtttttttccATCAATAGTTTTTTTCCATCACACATTTATTCTATTAACATACCGAAATTATAAAATTAGGTGACATTAATTTCAAGTAGTATGGTTATCTTTCAAATTGAAAATCATCGAATTTTATTGTCTAGTCATCAATTTTCGACAAAAATGAGATATTCCGATAAAAAATAGGACCAATATAgccaaaatttaaaagttagaGGACTAATACAAAACTTTGACTAGTTAACGGACTAAAAGAGAAAACAAGTAAAGTTAGAGGACCAATATAgccaaaatttaaaagttagaggactaattcaaaattttgactAGTTAAAGGACTAAAAGAAAAAACAAGTAAAATTAGAGGACTAAAATAGCTTTTTTCCCTTTCCTATGTTGAATTaccttttaaataaaatttctcCACCCTGTAGGAAAAATGTCTGTCTTGCACAAGAGTTTCCATCTTCTCATGTCTAACTAAGTACATCAAAGGTGAGaatgttaatcacatacttataTAACAAACCTTAAACTGTTATATATAGATGTAATATAgttgattgatttgattgtaattttttttttctacacTAATCCCTCTACTCTATTAATAGAGATGTTTAGTCCATATATTAGACACTCATCTTTTTCTATTATATTATCTCTTGTCTTTTATCCTCTCATCTTTCTCCACTAaatttataacacgttatcagcacgagtgCTCTAACTTCAAGGTAGAactcataaataatttttatttgtaatatttGTGTGGATGCTCTCGATAAAGcacacactacaagaaaaacgcaaaaagacaacggattttatccgttgtcgtagggagTGAAAAACTGTTGTAACTATTGGTGTTGTCAAAACTGCGCCCCTACGACaatggataaaatccgttgttgttgccctcaaagacaacggataaaatctgttgtctttgaaggcaacgacaacggattttatccattGTCGTAGACACAAATCcgttgtttttgagaaaaacgacaacggattttatctgtTGTCGTAGGGCATGCTTTTTACAACACCATTAGTTACAACAGTTTGagaccccctacgacaacggataaaatccgttgtatttttttatataaaaaacaaaaaaaataaaaaaatttatataaattttaatattataaataaaccaaaatttaaaatttcattacaaaatttaatatacaattttttagtattacaaatcactcgaaattaaaattctaattcaatgcatactacaaaaaaaaatcgaaatggTGGTCCGACCCTTTGCATCCTTGATGGTGTAATTAGCTCCAGCTCACATCAAGTACTTTTCGATCATCGGTTTATCACCCTCTGAAACAGACATCAATAACAAAAGTTAAATAAACTTGAAAAACAAAGTCTACCAGTTATCATTTTCACATTTACTCAAAGATTCAATGCCCTTCTTATAGTTTCCGCGTTATCATGTGCTTCTTAAACTTGTAAAAGGAATTTGATTATGAATAACTTAATTATAGAAACTATGTTATAATTATAATAGACCAAGAAGAAAGAGAGATTCTCCTCTTTAATGATGAGCTGATAACTTGTACAGGATTGGGGATATGATAGAAATCATAAAAAACATGAGAATATTcatttttttatcataaattcaaATATACATAAAAACTCACTGGTGACAGGTCAGAGTTTAGAAATAATTTCAGGGAATCTAAGTGTTAACTCTGGCTATTACAATTTAtttagaaaaagaaaaatttaattttattacaacacaaaataataaatccgttgtcgtaggctaTATAAAatacccgctcatagacaacggattttaaaatCTGTTGTCGTAAGACTTaaaaaacacgctcatagacaacagattttaaaatccgttgtcgtaggctaTAATCTGTTGTGGTTGTTTATCAAAATAAGACAAACAACAACACTTTTTAATAAATCCGTTGTAAAAGGTCAAGAGACAACAATTTTTTcacaaaaccgttgtcttttagatGTTGTTGAATCTAAAATTTGTTGTAGTGACAATGTGTAACTTTCATATTGATGCTCTCGAAATAGCacaagtattattattattattattattattattattattattattattattattattattattattattatatttgccAATAGCTTCAATGATCCGGTAGTAGCACAATATTAAAAGTTAATATTGATGCTCTCAAAGTATCTCATATTTTATGTTCATATTATGCTCCTGAAGaagcattaattttaattttatgttgatgTTCTTGAAGTTACACAACATATTTTTATTGGAAATCTCGATAGATCTATGGatacaatataaatatataagattttcaatattccctaaaaatattatCCAAAATCTTAAGTTTATCAATATTCCCAAAGAATATTGACTTTTATACATTtttatgcttgtgtcttatattgagatattatttttttatgcatttattttTACTCGACATTAATTGATATTTGTTTATGTGAAGATTTATCATTCTTAGAAAAGTTAATAAATATGATTCCATAAGTGTGATTAGATTCTTGTTAACataattagatatatatatatatatatatatattgcacgTATATAttgtaacgacccacgtccttccaccgcatccctCCCCAACCTATAGCATGGGCTCGGACCGCATGGTTCGACGGGCATCGCACTCATGACCTCCCCACTCCTGGCAGTGGGTTTTTGCCCTCCCAGGAATTGAACCTTGTacctcaatggtaccaggaatcataaaactttgtacttaagcctggaggtacaaggttcgatttctggggagggcaaaaacctactgccaggagtggggaggtcatgagtgcgatgcccttcgaaccatgcggtccgagcccatgctataggctggggagggatgcggtggaaggacgtgggtcgttacaaaaaagggcgcccttttttgtaatggactgggctggCCCAGCCATTCTTGcactcatggtcttctcccccctggtggggagctagctcaatggtactaGGAATCATAAAACTTTGTATTTAAACCtgaggtacaaggttcgattcATGGGGAGGacaaaaactccccaccaggggggagaagaccatgagtgCAAGAATGGCTGGGccagcccagtccattacatatataattattttttaattaattttataacattatttaataaattagtaaataacataattatttattttttacacGTATATATTCaacttgttatatatatatatatatatatatatatatatataattatcctTAAATTcgtttgtttttctttttaacAGTCGCAATGGCAAACATTACAAAACTTGAATTTGAAGCTCTTGACATCAGTGGAAAAAACTatttgtcatggattttggatgCTGAGGTTCATCTTGTTTCTAAGGATCTTGGAAACAcaataaaagaagaaaataatgaATCCCCGCAGGATCTtgcaaaatcaattattttcctTCGCCACCATCTCGATGATGGATTGAAAGCTGAGTATCTTACTGTGAAGAACCCACAAGAACTTTGGAAAAATCTTAAAGAAAGGTTTGACCATCAGAGGAGTGTAGTTCTCCCAAAAGCCCGTTATGAGTGGATCCATCTTCGCCTACAAGATTTCAAATCTGTAAGCGATTATAACTCCGCATTATTCAAGATTTGTTCAAAGCTCAAACTTTGTGGAGAAAATATTTCTGATCAAGATCTACTTGAAAAAACTTTCTCCATCTTCCATGCTTAAAATGTGCTCATGCAGCAGCAATATCGTGAGTGTGGATTTAAAAAGTACTCTGAGCTTATTTCTTGTCTACTAGTTGCTGAACAGAACAATGAATTACTAttgaaaaataatcaattacGCCCAACTGGCTCTACaccatttcctgaagcaaatgaaATATCATTCCCTGAAGTGAATGCCAACTCAACTCAAAATCCCCATATTAGaagaggacgtgggcgtgggcGTGGCCATGGTCAAAACAAAAATTACCATCAACATGATGGAAAGAGACAGAAAACAAACCACCAGCAGTGGAAACCGAataatgaagaagaaaaagggAGAAACACGAAAGAGTATGAAGATAAGTGTTTCAAATGCGGAACGGAAGGGCATTGGCCTCGTACCTGTCGTACTCCAAAGCATCTTGTGGATCTCTACCAAAATTTGatcaaaggaaaaggaaaaataGAGACAAATTTTGCTGATGATGATGGCCCTGTTGATATAACTCACTTGGATGTCTCTGATTTCTTTGCACAACCAGACGGGAATATTGATCATTTTATTGGGGGTGGTGTGCTAAAAAAAATAGAGTGATCAAGTTCTGCCTTTAATGCTTTCGTGTCCCTAAGATTAGTGCTTTTGGCTATCCATGTTGTTTTTCTATAATAGTCAAATTTGcctttttggttttggttttattcagtacaattttattttcagttgTAATAGTGGTTAATGATTTTAGaactttatttttaatataatttcctTCTTATGAATATTGAAGTTGTAACTTAATCTATTATGCATTTCTTTTAGATTAATGGGAGAATACCAAGACATATGTCTAgccgatagtggtacaacacacTCCATCCTTCAAAGTAAAAGGTATTTTTTGGAATTAACATTAGCTGAAAATAATGTTATAACAATATCGGGTGCATCAAAAATTATTGAAGGTCATGGAAAGACAAAAATTATTCTGCCAAATGAGACAAGTCtatatattgaaaatgcactctATGCTAGCAAATCCAGTAGAAATTTGCTTAGCTTTAAAGATATCCGCAGAAATGGATATCATATTGAAACATTGAATGTAAACAAGGTTGAATACCTTTGTATTACATTTATGATATGtggtaaaaaaacatataaaagaaaaattacGTGCACTCTCTTCTGGGATGTATTGCACACTAATAAAGGCAATTGAGGCAAATACAGTCACAAACAAGAAGTTTGTTGACAAGAAAACTTTCATATTATGGCACGACCGACTTGGTCACCCTGGAAGTTCAATGATACGAAGAATAATAGATAATTCGCGTGGACATCTCTTAAAGAATCAAAAGTGATATGAATCTAAAAGgcgctcgaagattcatattctTTCAAGAAGTGTCTCTTAATTTTCCATCGAGAATTGAAGGATTTGGAATCCATGGTAATCAAGTTGGAGAGCATGAGAGCCAAGTTAGAATGCATGGAGCTCGAGTTGGAGGACTGAAATTTATTGGAGACTTTAGCGACATTAAAATTCAATCTCCACCGTCCAAACTGTCTTTTAGGATGTTATGAAGCCACGgttaaaatttcagcttgatccgacggctagatttcgagttatgaatttttaaaaaataatgcaCAATTCGAACAGCTTCAGAGCCTAGGCTCCAGTTTCAAGCGCCTAGGCGCCAGTACGGGATTTACACACAGTACGGCGTGTACTGTGTGTTTTCggatttttgattattttttatattttgtgctATTTTTTAGTATTCTAAgcctactagaaaacttttagatgatatttttgatatcttttgcattattttgcgttatcttttattattttgtagttgtattataaatacaacatatacattcattattgaataacatagttcatattattgatttttatcagtctaaaattctctctagaattttattgaagcttctgctttgtcaaaatcaaacttatcaaagtttaacaactttgtggcgtttgtcgattgattatcttcgtgggttgtcaaagacagggaAGGTCCTGTGGTGATTGAttgtttattccgcaattatctattgctagttacgggttcaactagaggtggattttgcaaacttacttgtttcaaagataggGAATAATCGTtgtttcttttgttatcgaattgaggtgcgattcgttgtaatcgtgttgccttttatacataagattcatatcatttggtatcaaagtgAGGTTAGATATTTGAGAGTTGTTCCATTCGAGAGGTATGATTTAACTTTAAATGTTGGATACCAATCAAATGTCTACTTTCAAAGGTATGATCTCAATTCTCAATTGTTGGGATTTAATGATTTTGTTGAGAGATTTGTGACTATGATATCTATGAAATATGCTTTAATTTCAAATTGTGATTTTAAGTCTCTTGAAATTTTGCATACTACAAGAGTGATTGATTTGGATCATATTGATTTGTTGAAGTCACTTTTTGATCTCAAGGTGTTTGAATCGTTGTATGTTATGAGATTGAGTGATTTGGTTTATGTTGTTGTGTGCGAGTGTTGCATGAATAGCATAGGTGGAAAGTCATATTTGCTTGAGTGGCTAGTATTAACTTTTGAGCTAGCTAATGTGCGTAATACTTTCATGGGATTGATGGgttgtgttttgcatgcatctaTGGGTAACTTTGTTGTGATATACTTTGATTTTATCTTAGTATAtagaaaaatttttaaagtgCATATTGAACATTATAGAGTTGTGTTAATCATGTTGGATATGAAGTTTTTTATTCGTGAGCATGATAGAAAGTTGAGTGTATTTCGTGCAAGAgaaatttttgattttggtGTAAGTTCTAACGGATTTAGAGTTGTTGGTGAAGCGCTGATCACGTACCAACGAGGTAAGAAATATGTGGTAGTTACTACACTATCACAAAGGTATGAGTTCTTATCTCTTTTGATTACGAGGTGCTTATGGTTTGAAAATGttaataaattgcatgaatgagttaatgattttgaggatgtgtttgaAAAGTTCTTGTGCAATgttcatgataaattttatgtgagcaagtatttgtttaaagaaaataagtttttctcTATATGTTCGTcattgcatgatttaattgatgaatAGACATGTGTGTTGAGGTTGAAGTGTAATTTTGAGAGTTCCAAAAGAATGAGTCTAATGGATGAATATTTGTTATGGTTACGCATGAAGAGATATATCAAGTGGAATTGTGAGTGACATATTACATGCAAATTGTTTCTTATTCCTAGAAAGCAATGGTTGTACTTAACTATGAACTTTGTGTTGgggttaactaggtctaagaaggggaggaattTGATCTTTGTCTTGCTAAATggaattttaattatgtttatatGTGTTAGTGGTTATAGGGTGTTTAGTTTAAGCATGAACAATTTTGTGTTATTTGATATAGTTTTGAGTAAGCAATGTATACTAGTACATGTGAAAATTAGTCAAAGTTTCTAAATCTTGTTTGAATTTTGTAGGTAaggggcaagatttgaggacaaaactttttgaagaaggggagtctgatatgaatctagaaggcgctcaaagattcatattgttccaagattttctTCGTGATTTACAGTCGAGAGTTGAAGGATTTGAAATTCATGGGAATCAAGTTGGAGAGCATGAGAGCCAAATTGGAATGCATGGAGCTCAAGTGGAAGGActgaaattatttggaagctTTAGGGACATTgtatccaatctccaccgtccaAAATGTAGTTTAGGATGTTATGAAGCTACGGTTAAAATTTCAGGTCGATctgacggctagaactcgagaAATGAATTTTACAAGGAATACGCTCAGTTTGGAACCCATAGACACGGACCTAGGCACGGACTTAGGAACGGGGTCCGTGCACCTGAAGCTCGTCAAGGTCAATTTTTAGCTCGAATCACCGTGGGCACACAGACCTTAATCCGGACCACCTTCCAGTGTCCGTGCACACACACAGTgcggcatgtttgtgtgtgttttggtggattttattattttggtgatattattcctatttttgagtcttttaagcaTACTAGGAAACTtctaggagatatctttgatatctttagatatattttg
Proteins encoded:
- the LOC140877763 gene encoding uncharacterized protein, whose translation is MANITKLEFEALDISGKNYLSWILDAEVHLVSKDLGNTIKEENNESPQDLAKSIIFLRHHLDDGLKAEYLTVKNPQELWKNLKERFDHQRSVVLPKARYEWIHLRLQDFKSQQYRECGFKKYSELISCLLVAEQNNELLLKNNQLRPTGSTPFPEANEISFPEVNANSTQNPHIRRGRGRGRGHGQNKNYHQHDGKRQKTNHQQWKPNNEEEKGRNTKEYEDKCFKCGTEGHWPRTCRTPKHLVDLYQNLIKGKGKIETNFADDDGPVDITHLDVSDFFAQPDGNIDHFIGGGVLKKIE